The Pocillopora verrucosa isolate sample1 chromosome 9, ASM3666991v2, whole genome shotgun sequence genome includes the window GAAAATCATATCTAGCCTGCGAACAAACCTACATTATTAGCTCTTCAGTGCGAGCGAATTCGCCCGCGAATAGTTCTGGCGCCTTGAGTGACGCGGGTGAGCGTGAGGTCTGTAATGGGTCTGGCACTGATAATccattattagtgccagatccCTTTTAGACTGCTTGCTGGCTCGCTATGCTGAAGGCCCTAAACTTACTCGTTGGTGTAGAAACACTCGTCCTGCAGCACTAATATTGAAGGCCTGTCCGTATGCTAAGACAGATCATTATCGTTTCATTGCTGATCTACCAAAATCGGCACTTTGTTTTTACTCCAAGTTGGCTATAAGCAGCCGAAACATTCCTCGCGATTACTCGATGAAATGTGTGCCATATAAACGTACTCGAACAGGTTTGCTAACATCAGAGAAcgtgtaataaaatatgtgctCATTGTTCATATTTTCGCTCGAAGAGcgaaaaagaagataaaaggaACGGCTTTTGCGCTCCCGcgtttttttttcgccttcCTTTGTTCGCGTGATGAACacaacaaaggaagaaaaaaaccttgagCCGCAGGCTACTCTTAACAAAGATCATTTTTACACAATCTATGTTAGCGCTGTGTATAAACTGGCTGTCTCACAAGATTCTCTCAAATGTCAAACGATAACTATGGGATTAgttgaaattcaatttcaaggtgtaaaaaagtaaatttataGTTGtgaatttaaattgaaatatatcTATAGTCTAGTTGTTAAGAACAAGTTCTAAGGAAAAATTGTCCATTTGAACAATAAACATATTTGAAGCTTGATTTCTGTATGGTGGTTTCTCATTCACTTCATTGCCAACAAcagcttttttattttgtaatacagaaaagacataaaaaaatatcgaCAACACATAATGAACATCACTGCCGTCGCAGTACCCAAGAAGCTGTTGATTTGTCAAACTCAAAAGAGATCGTTCTAACCAGTTAAGTCTCggctttaaccctttcactcccacaagtgaccaagacgtTGTTTCTCCATTCAATgtaaatacaatttcaagcagacaagtgatgagaataaagaaaaatatcaataaggggattatcagttgatccaataccacaCTCAAAGGGTTAAAGTTCTACATGTAATTCCTAAACAACAGATTTCCTTTAATACAGGTTTGGAACAAGATAAAAGGAAGTCCCTTTgctttaaaactatttttaattagCCTTTCtataaaaaggtttttaagTAACCAATCAACAGCGAATGACGTggaaagagaaagtaaaataCAGTCCATTTTAACCCTCTAATTCCCTACACGTTTTCTCGTAAGttggtttgaagaatttggtttAAGACCACAataacttcaacctgataagtttgagtgttctcgttacctgttggctggataatgtaaagatattacagggagaagttttgAGTCACTCACTGCTGGATgttgaagggttaagaggtAACAACAAATATCTTTTGTTATTCCAATGCTCTTAGCCAATCAAAACACTAGGAACTACACGTGTAAATGAAGGGAAAGTAAAGTCACTGTCATACgatttgattggctgagagagGAAGCAAACCCTCGAGTTTATTGGGTTCAAAATGGGAACAAACGAAACTGAAGATCATGGCTATCAAATGGGCGACGTATCGATGGAGAACTTTTTAAGTGCATCTGAAACGGACGTCGTCTTGTTTTGGTAAAACTCTATGGGCAATAGAGACATGTCTTGTTATGCAAGTTTCTCCAATGCATCAACATCATTGGTCTCGAGAAGTGtaatttttctcccaaaatGTACCTCAATTTTCTTCATGGTTGCCATAGACCGCTGACCATCAATAAAGTTCACTGCGATGCCACTCTTGCCAAACCTGCCTGTCCGACCAATTCTGTGTAGGTACGTTTCAAAATCCGGTTTGCCTGTGGGCTCCACTGGCATGTCGTAGTTAACCACAACTGTCACCTGCGAATGAAACCCAAATCTTATCATTCAACTGACAGCTTTTTTATAAAGATCTCCTTCCCCTCAACTTAGGAAATATGCCCCCTAACCCTGTAAAAGCATGCATCACTGACACTAGCTTTCAGCAGcaccccccctcccaccccttGCTGTATTGGCTAacctttctttcacttttacaAGTTAATTTCTCCAAATAAGGGTGTAACCAGTATTGATGCTTGGGCAGGAGAGATGTTTGCCAGGAAGAAGTCCTCCACAAGAGTCTTCCAGACATTTGGGAACACAACTCATTGTGTCACCATGACAAATCATTTTTCTTGAAACCCTACGATCACCTGACCTGAAAAAATACCTGTGACTACCgtggggtggggggtggggggtggggggtggggggtgggggtgggtttttttttggagggAGAGGGGAGCTTAACCCATTATTTGTTATTCTGACAATCCCTGAATCACTTCAAGTAAAACATGAGCCATTAAAAACCTAACACCTTAATTGTGATAAATGAAACAGCAGAAAGACACGACCCCCTTAACCACACCTGCTATCAGTATTTGTGTCTCGCATACACAGGCTAGTTCTTTACCTGctggaggagggaggggggagctTAACCCATTATTTGTTATTCTGACAATCCCTGAATCACTTCAAGTAAAACATGAGCCATTAAAAACCTAACACCTTAATTGTGATAAATGAAACAGCAGAAAGACACGACCCCCTTAACCACACCTGCTCTCAGTATTTGTGTCTCACATACACCAGCTAGTTCTTTACCTGCTCTACATCTATGCCTCTGGCACAGACATTTGTTGTGATGAGCAACTTCTCCTTGCCATCACGGAATCTGTTAAGGACTGCAATCCTCTGCTCCACTGTTATCTCACCAGATAGCAGTGCCACAGCATGTCCATCCTGGCTCATTTTCTGTGACAGCCATGAGGCTGCCTTACGGgtctgaaataataaaaacctcttttaactctttacacccaaaccctgtatgcatattttccatactgttcaccTTGCATTCTTTATGGCACTAACAAGGGGAATtggttaaacaatcaagagcttctttaattttatgatcactttcttttttcttgtaacattaatgtgtgattcagggttaatattataaggagaatttaaattctagtcactctcaggggtcaatTGGTTGATGTCAAAATTCATCAAGTACAGCCTTAGCAGCACACTTTAAACCTGAACTCAAACTCAGGCAAAGCAATTTCCCCTTAAAATCCTTGGAATGTTGAGGATGATGTGCATTAGGCCTTCAGACCCTTTCCCTTTCTCAAAACAAAATCTATTCCTTTTGCTACCCtgttttgtacaaaaaaaaatgcgtaCATTGAGAATATCAACATTGTAGAAGTGCATCTAATACAATATAATCCAACAAGATGTCAAGGCCCAGAATCACAGTTCACACATGTGCACTGTTCTATGCCAAAGTTCAAATGCCATCCTAGACTTTTGGTCCAAAAGGGCAGGACACTGTTCAAATTGTAAAATGCACACTAAGATTCAGGACTGTCAACAACAACCATAACCTGTCACAACTGTACCCATTTAGAGTCATTGACTGGTTGACACAATTCTAGAGAAGAGGATAAGGTTTGGCAGTGTTAACCATACTTACCTGGCAGAACACAATACACTGTCCTATAGACACCACTCCATACATGTTTGAAAGGGCCTGAAATTTCTCCTCTTGACTCCGACACACAACATAGTACTGTTTAATGTTGTCTAAACTCTCCTCTTCACGACGTAATCGAATCACCATTGGACTGGGTACGACAGACTCTGCAAACTTCATCACCTCATCATCGTATGTTGCAGAAAAAAGCAGCATTTGACAGTCTTTGGGTAAAGTCCTTAGAAACAAAGGAACATTGCTTAATACCTTAATCAAGCTCTTGGGGATATTCTGAGATAAGGAAAGTAAGGGAACAATATCTGCACTGTACATCATCTCATTGACAAGTGGGGAGATGTTAGTGTGCTGGAATCTGGCTCAAGAGTTCCTGACTTGTGACCTGGCTGAGTCATTTAGTTTTTTCCAGGATAGGCCATGTTAATCTCAAAGTGCCtgtctccacccaggagtataaaaaGGTTGGAAGTGAACTGTcaaggaagcctgatgaaatgctgcgCAGTAACCCTGTGGACTGAAATCCCATCTGGGGGAGAGTAGCAATATTTCTGGTCACTTCTTGCTAAGAAGGCTAGGATAAATTCCAGTACCTTGTAGGCCACTTGGATTGAGTGCAGACTTCAACTTTTACTTATCTCATTGCAGCCTACACTGATAAGCCTGGACTTAGCTGACCTCTAGATGGAGAGGTTCAGGTTCAAGCTCTAGTCTTAGTTTTGCTGGTAAGAAACACAGTTTCCCCTCACAGTACTTTGGACTTACACCTAGTGATATCAGGGACATAAAGTAAAGTTTGTACTCAAACCAAAGGCTCATCCAGCAGCAGCTTTTTCATTTGCCTAGAATGAAACAATTTGGAGGATTATGGATGCCAGTCCATTGTGAGGTAACCCCCCACCCCAAAATTTAATCAGGCTTTCCAGACCATTTTCCAGCACCTATTTGTAATCCAGGCTGgaaagaggcactgtgagagtaaactATTTTGACCATGAACACAACAAAATGATGCAGCCAGGTCTTAAACCTGCACCTCTGAACCCCGAGTCCAGCGCACTGACACTGCATCTCCCAACTGTCAGGGAAACCTTGTGAAATGCTTCACATGCCACCATTCCATccaaagggggagggggagagaaGCAATACGTCAAGTCACTTCATGTTACAGCGACCTATCCACCTTAAATATGAAGCTCAAGGCTTACTTGTGTATTCTAATTGACTGATCTTGGTGTCCCTGTAGAGCAATCATGACATCAGCTTCATCTAACACAAACATCTTGATTTTCTTTGGATCCAGAACTTTGTGTCTTAAAATCCAGTCAAGGAGGGTGCCAGGTGTTCCAAATATTATGTGATCTGTTACTTTCTGGCCTCttgaaactgttaaaaaaagaatggtTCTGTTATTAATGTAACAGTAAAAAAGGCTGCTCTTTTCAGATTTACATTTGGCAAGAATTCGCTTTGCTAATAATTGCACGTCTTTTGTTTCAAGGGAACTCACTAAATCAGTATTTCTTGACTATTAACCCTTTGTCCCCTGAGAGTGAtgagcatttaatttctcctaacaaaatCACCTTGgatcacacatgaaggtcacaagaattaaggaaatgatcaccaactaaagaagcctctgattgctaaacaaattctccttttcagcacttaagaaaatgtatacagaacagtgGAGAGAATTTTCATACTGATGTAGGGCGTAAAGGGTTGGCAGTTctatttttttgataaaatttctcACCTCTTTCTCCTCTTACTGCATAACAGATTTTGATCTCTGGACAAAACTGTCCCATTTTTTCAGCAACTTGGCCTGTTTGTAATGCCAGCTCATATGTTGGTGATAAACACACCacctgaaaacaaacaacatgAAACCATGGAAAATGGTAACTGCTACatcaaaatcattatttttattaacccACTGCACACCTCTAATTACATCAAATACATATTTGACAAGAACATTTCAATCAGCATGTGTAAAACTTAATTgtgaaaaaatgcattttttatcattttataattATCTTCCTTCATCTGAAAAACCAAGAACTTTTAACCATCCATTTGGAAAATTATTACTATGGTATTATTAAAATCACCAAGATAGAAATAGCCTGTAgaacaggcgtaattttggcaagcaagtgctcagtattttcttggtgaaaattacTGCTgccatgttttgatttttacagcagtggaaggctggagagagaaagaaatctgtaatAAAGGGGGTGACTGACATCCATTGGATTAATGATCATGAGTTTGTAACGTTAACTCCCCCTAATAAGACAACTGCATTGCTGGCTACGAGAAGAAATATGTGGTTATCTACTTGTGTGTAGGCCTTTGTTGCATCAACTCTGCTTAGCATAGTCAACACAAAGGCAGCGGTTTTTCCAGTTCCTGATTGTGACTGAGCAATCATGTTACTtggcctgaaaaaaatagaGAGATGATGCAAAGCAATTATCAAATCCTTGCAAGAAATACACTACTGTGGCATGCTGAAAAACTATTGGATCTTCCCAGTAAACTCTCACAGAGTCTCTCTTCATGGGATAATTTGCTACACTTGATAAGTGTATCCCAGCCAAGGGGAGCAATATAAAAACAGGCATAGAAGGCAGGGTAAGCTCTTCAGTCTTGATTGAATCATGACAAAAAATCTTACTATGCCCTCTTGTAGGCGGACTTTACAAGTACAATCAGGCATCATTTGAACAGGACATgcataaattcattttaatcatatgacCTGCGGTGTTTCACAAGGGTTgccagccctgagaaaagtgGTAACTACACATGTGTAAAATTAATATTGCCAATTAGTTGCAGACACATCAGCTGCTGACATACCATTCTGTCAGACCTGTCAGGTTGATAAAGGAATGACAGAGCGTTTGCCATTCATTAAGTCATAATATATAGAGTTGAACACTTGCAAAGAAGTTCAATATCTACACTGGCCCATGTGTTATTCTCTAAGTAAATagaagtatcttttttttttcttaaatgtctTTTTGATATTccacaaacaagaaacaagCACATTGTAAAATTCAACGAGTTAACACTATTTCAAAACGTGTTTTGTGAATACTCACGGGTCTGCTAAGAGCATGGGTAAGgctgtttcttgaattttggaTGGTTTATTAAAGCCCATGGCATAAACTCCTTTACGCAGTTGTTCAGAcctaaaggaaaatatttttcataacatttaGAGCTCAATCTTCAAGCCAACAAAATCAGAACTAAAAGTATCATTAATAATCATAAAGAAAGTTGTTATGACaatcacaaaataattcaaGTTAAAGCAACAAATTTGGGGTCCAAGAGAACATCTGGAAAACACGCTTCAACCATCAATAGGTTAAAACTAGTAATAGAAAATTTCAAAGTCTGTATCAAATGCCTAAGCACTAAGCTAACAACAACCtaacaaaagaacaaatttcCAGTtgatttacataaaaaaattaaacacattGAAAGTCTGACAGGAGTGAAAAAGATACTGGTTGAACAATGTCAATATATGATCAAACATAAGTCTAAGTTAAAAGATATGATGTACATATCATTTCATCTGAAAATGTTGGTAAGGATTCAAAGAATTCCTGTTTTCAATGTAGGAGAATTTGTGCATGTGTGCATTTGTTGGAGAAACCAAAATGCAGCAACTTTCTCAAGACTCCACTAGCAGTTTATtggatttcttttaaaaaacatttttttcacaatttgagTTTCTAAACTCAGGGTGTGGCATATAAGGGTAATTTAACATCAGTCTGCATTGGAGagacaaatttcaataaatgttaatttttgctttaaaaaaaacctcagaGAAAGGTTTGCTCAATTTATTTGATTCTGACCAATATTGATCAATATCTGACCAACCATGTTTTGCAAACAAATCTCAAAATCTCAAACCATTGTTACCATTGCCATTTATGGTTCAGTTTTCCCACCCCTAGCTGACATTTTCCttaaaacacaataaaattccATACACattctgtttttcaattttttatgagtCTTGCagtgaagaaaacaataaaagaatGTCCTCGTGGGATTAAGCTTTCTGTAAATTCAAATCACGACTTGAAATGAAGGCATACATACAGAGGTAATTCATCAAATGACTTGACCGAGTGAAGTGGAGAGTTTGGATCATTCCTTTGCACTTCAACTTCATTCTTATTTTGGACCAGTTTATTCCTCAAAACTTTGATTAATAAGGAAGCCTCTGCCACAGCCTCTGCAGTCTCTGTTGAGTGAAAAGTTAATAATAGCATTAGCATAACCAGTGCAATGGTGTCCAGCTATCTATTTCATTGCAATTGGTCAAAGATTGATGCGACAAGATGCAACCAAAACTGGAAAGTATTCTTGTCAGGTGAAATTCTTTAAGTTATCTTATTTTTCTCACCAACATGTCACATGCATATCATACCATAACTAGTTATTTTATGCAACTCATGTTAATTTTgcaaaattgcttcattttctcATTGTATGTGTTCATGATGTGTGTGCATCCAATAGAACACAAAAGAGGGGAATTTCTCCTGATGCAATATTTAAACTACTACATTGAAAAtcaatcctttaaccctttaactcccaagatctctttagtaattctccttactgtctgccatacagttcttgtgatgttagtttgcagaatttggtattagatcaccttataatcccctaactgatctttttctttattcacattacttgtttgcttgatattgtattgatattgtaaggagaaattctgtctcggtcacttatgggagttaaagggttaaaatctgCCTTGCTCCGAAAACAGGGCTCCATGGGTCAGTCATTGTCTGTGCatcaagaaaatttggttttatcaactgagttgataatgtaattgGCCAtggtaaagagtttcaaagctgatgttctGAACATTAGCccttaagtttttctttatcagaGCAAAGGATGAAGAGCTAACTCCTCAAAaaatcagcctttaaactctttatggcaGACATTTTACATTacaaactcagttgataaaaccaaaattaacttgttatactcccccTGTGATACACCACCAtaatttctttggaaacttacctcctttatgtTTGTATATCAGCTGCATATTCATTGCTATACAtctcaattaaccctttaactcccatgagtgaccaagacaaaatttctccttacaatatcaatacaatatcaaccagataagtgattagagtaaagaaaaatatcaatttgaggattactaattgatcccATACTTaactctctgaactaacattaaaagaattttatggttgacagtaaggagaattacaaatttaatctgggagttaaagggtgaataTTGATAAATAGTGAGTAACACTGGGATCATAGGATCATGTAGCTCTATGTTATAAGGTGAATCATACCATTGTCATCTTGAGGTGGTTTTTGTTCAGAAGGTGATACAGGATTATTACTGTCAATTTTGAGTTTATTGACCTACAAGTGAAGATATCAAAATAACAGCAGTCTTATCAGTCTTATTTTATTATAATGTATCACACAATTACCTCATTCTCTAAGAGCAGGAAGAATGACTGATCCATTCAAATATTGTGAAAAATAACTCTAAGTGATCAAGTACAGCTACACTTGTATTATTTGGCAGactgaaaaagtttcaaaagtaGTGAAGAACTGGAAAACAATAAACGGATTGTTTGTCATGCTGTTTCGCAGAAAACACAGTTTAATATGTGTTAAACCTTGAGTTCTCATAAATTTTATGTCAATGAATGAATCCTGTGTCATTCAAGTGCCTCTGCACATAAATTCTACCGAACTAAGAACCTCAACTTTTCCACGGGGTAGTAAGTTCACTATGACTATAGATGCCTTAAAGTTCCTTAGACACAAACTATTTTCCAAGAATACGAGTTCAGTTACTTCCGCAAATAAACATGGCTCTCTTTTTCCCGGAAAgcaaaattttgctttgctGTGCGTACATAGCTAACAGTTAGCTGAGCTGCACACTGAGATAGTTCGCCGCGAAATACGGACAGAAAAAGAATAGGATTATCCAGAACTACTTGGCCTTTAACACTTCACACATTTCCCTACCTTAGTTCAGGTCACAGTTCGCAAAAACTATCATAAAACGTGACAACACATGCTTCGAAGCCGGAGATCTCAGCAAACCGATTCTATTTTTCCCACACGTGTCTCAGAGATGAAGCTTGTCCGCGTGCAAAACACAGCTTACCTGGCCAGAGATTTCACGCTCCTGTTCGTCTACTTCGGCCGCCCAGTCTTCATCAGCCATTGCTACATAAAATTTAATCTGAAATTAAAGAATCGATAAAAGTTTCCGTCGACTATCCAAACGAGGTTCGCATGTAACGATGATCAGTCAGAAAATTGCTTCCGGTGCGTGAGGAGATTGGAAACGAGAATTCCGTTCGATTCTAGGTCGATTCGAGATCGAGCAATTCCCGAGTCATAACAAGTGCAATTTTCCATGAAAATATAGCTCAATTATGTTGTTTGCTATAAACTGGAGAAGATTTTCAACCctgaaatcaataaaaatatgtttaccaCTTAGGTCAATCAAAATTCTGTGTTAAACAACAATTAAGAGGAGCGGAGATTTCTGTCGATAGTCCTTCGGGAATGCTCGGAAGTTGCTTAGCAAAGTTTGTAACAAGATGGCGCTGTTATCTTCTGCTTGAATAGCAATCCCGCAGAGAAAATTGTAAGAGACAATTCGTTACGCGGTGATGGCTAAAATCCCAGTTTCCTCTGAAGTGAGACGTTTCAGCGAAGGTAAAAAAGATTGTGAAATACATTATAGAACGTGATCATGAAAATCTAACAGTTGAGATCAGTGTCAAGAGGCCAGTTAAGCATCAACAAGAATCAGGAAATTCGATAGGAAATTTAACGACATACTGCTGTAGAAAAATACACTCGTGACAATTTAAAGCAACCACAAGATATCAGCTTTCAGTTTAGATTCGAACAAATAAAGGTTGGGAAAATGCATGAGAAAAGGTAAGTGAACACAAAGTGCTTCAGGGATCTGAGGAATCATGATCAAGAGAAACGATTTTCTGTGAGATTAAGTCTGCCCACTTTGC containing:
- the LOC131795053 gene encoding ATP-dependent RNA helicase DDX19A-like is translated as MADEDWAAEVDEQEREISGQVNKLKIDSNNPVSPSEQKPPQDDNETAEAVAEASLLIKVLRNKLVQNKNEVEVQRNDPNSPLHSVKSFDELPLSEQLRKGVYAMGFNKPSKIQETALPMLLADPPSNMIAQSQSGTGKTAAFVLTMLSRVDATKAYTQVVCLSPTYELALQTGQVAEKMGQFCPEIKICYAVRGERVSRGQKVTDHIIFGTPGTLLDWILRHKVLDPKKIKMFVLDEADVMIALQGHQDQSIRIHKTLPKDCQMLLFSATYDDEVMKFAESVVPSPMVIRLRREEESLDNIKQYYVVCRSQEEKFQALSNMYGVVSIGQCIVFCQTRKAASWLSQKMSQDGHAVALLSGEITVEQRIAVLNRFRDGKEKLLITTNVCARGIDVEQVTVVVNYDMPVEPTGKPDFETYLHRIGRTGRFGKSGIAVNFIDGQRSMATMKKIEVHFGRKITLLETNDVDALEKLA